The following are from one region of the Ornithorhynchus anatinus isolate Pmale09 chromosome 20, mOrnAna1.pri.v4, whole genome shotgun sequence genome:
- the CUL4A gene encoding cullin-4A isoform X2 yields MVMIRSIFLFLDRTYVLQNSLLPSLWDMGLELFRTHVISDKLVQSKTIEGVLSLIEQERNGETVDRSLLRSLLSMLSDLQVYRDSFEHRFLEETNCLYAAEGQRLMQEREVPEYLDHVSKRLEEEGDRIITYLDQSTQKPLIACVEKQLLGEHLTAILQKGLDHLLDENRVSDITQMYQLFSRMKGGQQILLQHWSEYIKTFGTTIVVNPEKDKDMVQELLDFKDKVDHIIDVCFQKNEKFINLMKESFETFINKRPNKPAELIAKHVDSKLRAGNKEATDEELERILDKIMIIFRFIHGKDVFEAFYKKDLAKRLLVGKSASVDAEKSMLSKLKHECGAAFTSKLEGMFKDMELSKDIMVQFKQYVQNQSDPGSIDLTVNILTMGYWPSYTPVEVHLPSEMVKLQEVFKTFYLGKHSGRKLQWQTTLGHAVLKAEFKEGKKEFQVSLFQTLVLLMFNEGDEFSLEEIKMATGVEDNELRRTLQSLACGKARVLNKNPKSKDIDDGDKFIFNGEFKHKLFRIKINQIQMKETVEEQVSTTERVFQDRQYQIDAAIVRIMKMRKTLGHNLLVSELYNQLKFPVKPGDLKKRIESLIDRDYMERDKDNPNQYHYVA; encoded by the exons ATG GTCATGATTAGAAGTATTTTTCTGTTTTTGGATCGCACTTATGTACTGCAGAATTCGCTACTTCCTTCTCTGTG ggacatgggattagaactttTCAGGACCCACGTCATCAGTGATAAACTGGTTCAGAGCAAAACTATTGAAGGAGTCCTTTCACTCATCGAGCAAGAGAGAAATGGTGAAACGGTAGACCGAAGTTTACTGCGAAGTCTGTTGAGTATGCTCTCCGATCTACAA GTTTACAGAGATTCATTTGAACACAGGTTTTTGGAAGAGACAAACTGCTTGTACGCCGCAGAAGGCCAAAGATTAATGCAAGAAAGAGAG GTCCCAGAGTACCTTGATCACGTGAGCAAACGCTTAGAAGAGGAAGGCGATAGAATCATCACCTATTTAGACCAAAGTACACA GAAGCCATTAATTGCATGTGTGGAGAAACAACTCTTAGGTGAACACTTAACAGCAATTCTGCAGAAAG gacttGACCATTTGCTCGATGAAAACAGAGTGTCCGATATCACGCAAATGTACCAATTGTTCAGTCGGATGAAAGGCGGGCAACAGATCCTCCTGCAGCACTGGAGCGAATACATCAAG ACTTTTGGAACGACAATAGTAGTGAATCCTGAAAAGGACAAAGATATGGTGCAGGAGCTGCTAGATTTTAAGGATAAAGTAGACCACATCATAGACGTGtgctttcagaaaaatgaaaaatttatCAACCTGATGAAGGAATCCTTTGAAACGTTTATCAACAAGAGACCAAATAAGCCTGCAGAGCTGATAG CAAAGCATGTTGATTCCAAATTGAGAGCCGGCAATAAAGAAGCAACCGATGAAGAACTGGAGAGAATTCTtgacaaaataatgataatattcagaTTTATTCATG GTAAAGATGTCTTTGAAGCATTTTATAAAAAAGACCTGGCGAAAAGGCTACTGGTGGGAAAGAGTGCTTCAGTTGACGCCGAAAAATCCATGTTATCCAAACTTAAACACG AATGCGGGGCTGCTTTCACCAGCAAATTGGAAGGAATGTTCAAAGATATGGAACTTTCTAAAGACATCATGGTGCAATTTAAGCAG TATGTCCAGAATCAAAGCGATCCAGGCAGTATAGATCTGACAGTAAATATACTCACTATGGGGTACTGGCCATCGTATACACCAGTGGAAGTTCATTTACCATCAGAA ATGGTTAAGCTTCAGGAAGTATTTAAAACTTTTTATCTTGGAAAGCACAGCGGCCGAAAACTGCAATGGCAGACCACTCTGGGGCATGCTGTCCTGAAAGCAGAGTTCAAGGAA GGAAAGAAGGAATTTCAAGTATCACTTTTCCAGACCTTAGTGCTCCTCATGTTTAACGAAGGAGACGAATTCAGTTTGGAAGAAATAAAAATGGCTACCGGTGTAG AGGATAACGAACTGCGAAGAACTTTACAATCTTTGGCTTGTGGTAAAGCACGGGTCCTGAATAAAAACCCAAAAAGCAAGGATATAGATGATGGAGACAAATTCATCTTCAATGGAGAGTTCAAACATAAATTGTTTAGAATTAAGATCAATCAAATCCAGATGAAAGAAACT GTTGAGGAGCAAGTTAGCACCACAGAAAGAGTGTTTCAGGATAGACAGTACCAAATTGATGCTGCTATTGTTCGAATAATGAAGATGAGGAAAACGCTCGGTCATAATCTTCTCGTTTCTGAATTATATAATCAGTTGAAATTTCCGGTAAAG CCTGGAGACTTGAAAAAGAGAATCGAATCCCTCATAGACAGAGACTATATGGAGCGAGATAAAGACAACCCCAATCAGTATCACTATGTTGCATAA
- the CUL4A gene encoding cullin-4A isoform X1 codes for MAEEPPKKGHFSALVGHTNGLTKPASLAASASSSASSKKLVIKNFRDRPKLPDNYTQDTWQQLHEAVRAIQSSTSIKYNLEELYQAVENLCSYKASPVLYKKLWQACEDHVKAQIVQFREDSLDSVLFLKKINKCWQDHCRQMVMIRSIFLFLDRTYVLQNSLLPSLWDMGLELFRTHVISDKLVQSKTIEGVLSLIEQERNGETVDRSLLRSLLSMLSDLQVYRDSFEHRFLEETNCLYAAEGQRLMQEREVPEYLDHVSKRLEEEGDRIITYLDQSTQKPLIACVEKQLLGEHLTAILQKGLDHLLDENRVSDITQMYQLFSRMKGGQQILLQHWSEYIKTFGTTIVVNPEKDKDMVQELLDFKDKVDHIIDVCFQKNEKFINLMKESFETFINKRPNKPAELIAKHVDSKLRAGNKEATDEELERILDKIMIIFRFIHGKDVFEAFYKKDLAKRLLVGKSASVDAEKSMLSKLKHECGAAFTSKLEGMFKDMELSKDIMVQFKQYVQNQSDPGSIDLTVNILTMGYWPSYTPVEVHLPSEMVKLQEVFKTFYLGKHSGRKLQWQTTLGHAVLKAEFKEGKKEFQVSLFQTLVLLMFNEGDEFSLEEIKMATGVEDNELRRTLQSLACGKARVLNKNPKSKDIDDGDKFIFNGEFKHKLFRIKINQIQMKETVEEQVSTTERVFQDRQYQIDAAIVRIMKMRKTLGHNLLVSELYNQLKFPVKPGDLKKRIESLIDRDYMERDKDNPNQYHYVA; via the exons ATGGCCGAGGAGCCCCCGAAGAAAGGCCACTTTTCGGCCCTGGTCGGACACACCAACGGCCTGACGAAGCCCGCCTCCCTGgcggcctccgcctcctcctccgcctcctccaagaaactaGTCATTAAGAATTTCAGAG ACAGACCCAAATTGCCTGATAATTACACTCAGGATACATGGCAGCAGCTCCATGAAGCAGTGAGAGCCATACAAAGTAGCACCTCCATTAAATACAACCTCGAAGAGCTCTACCAG GCCGTGGAAAATCTCTGTTCTTACAAAGCGTCCCCGGTACTGTACAAGAAGCTGTGGCAGGCTTGTGAAGATCACGTCAAAGCCCAAATCGTTCAGTTCAGAGA AGATAGTCTGGACAGCGTCTTATTTTTAAAGAAGATCAACAAATGCTGGCAAGATCACTGCCGACAGATG GTCATGATTAGAAGTATTTTTCTGTTTTTGGATCGCACTTATGTACTGCAGAATTCGCTACTTCCTTCTCTGTG ggacatgggattagaactttTCAGGACCCACGTCATCAGTGATAAACTGGTTCAGAGCAAAACTATTGAAGGAGTCCTTTCACTCATCGAGCAAGAGAGAAATGGTGAAACGGTAGACCGAAGTTTACTGCGAAGTCTGTTGAGTATGCTCTCCGATCTACAA GTTTACAGAGATTCATTTGAACACAGGTTTTTGGAAGAGACAAACTGCTTGTACGCCGCAGAAGGCCAAAGATTAATGCAAGAAAGAGAG GTCCCAGAGTACCTTGATCACGTGAGCAAACGCTTAGAAGAGGAAGGCGATAGAATCATCACCTATTTAGACCAAAGTACACA GAAGCCATTAATTGCATGTGTGGAGAAACAACTCTTAGGTGAACACTTAACAGCAATTCTGCAGAAAG gacttGACCATTTGCTCGATGAAAACAGAGTGTCCGATATCACGCAAATGTACCAATTGTTCAGTCGGATGAAAGGCGGGCAACAGATCCTCCTGCAGCACTGGAGCGAATACATCAAG ACTTTTGGAACGACAATAGTAGTGAATCCTGAAAAGGACAAAGATATGGTGCAGGAGCTGCTAGATTTTAAGGATAAAGTAGACCACATCATAGACGTGtgctttcagaaaaatgaaaaatttatCAACCTGATGAAGGAATCCTTTGAAACGTTTATCAACAAGAGACCAAATAAGCCTGCAGAGCTGATAG CAAAGCATGTTGATTCCAAATTGAGAGCCGGCAATAAAGAAGCAACCGATGAAGAACTGGAGAGAATTCTtgacaaaataatgataatattcagaTTTATTCATG GTAAAGATGTCTTTGAAGCATTTTATAAAAAAGACCTGGCGAAAAGGCTACTGGTGGGAAAGAGTGCTTCAGTTGACGCCGAAAAATCCATGTTATCCAAACTTAAACACG AATGCGGGGCTGCTTTCACCAGCAAATTGGAAGGAATGTTCAAAGATATGGAACTTTCTAAAGACATCATGGTGCAATTTAAGCAG TATGTCCAGAATCAAAGCGATCCAGGCAGTATAGATCTGACAGTAAATATACTCACTATGGGGTACTGGCCATCGTATACACCAGTGGAAGTTCATTTACCATCAGAA ATGGTTAAGCTTCAGGAAGTATTTAAAACTTTTTATCTTGGAAAGCACAGCGGCCGAAAACTGCAATGGCAGACCACTCTGGGGCATGCTGTCCTGAAAGCAGAGTTCAAGGAA GGAAAGAAGGAATTTCAAGTATCACTTTTCCAGACCTTAGTGCTCCTCATGTTTAACGAAGGAGACGAATTCAGTTTGGAAGAAATAAAAATGGCTACCGGTGTAG AGGATAACGAACTGCGAAGAACTTTACAATCTTTGGCTTGTGGTAAAGCACGGGTCCTGAATAAAAACCCAAAAAGCAAGGATATAGATGATGGAGACAAATTCATCTTCAATGGAGAGTTCAAACATAAATTGTTTAGAATTAAGATCAATCAAATCCAGATGAAAGAAACT GTTGAGGAGCAAGTTAGCACCACAGAAAGAGTGTTTCAGGATAGACAGTACCAAATTGATGCTGCTATTGTTCGAATAATGAAGATGAGGAAAACGCTCGGTCATAATCTTCTCGTTTCTGAATTATATAATCAGTTGAAATTTCCGGTAAAG CCTGGAGACTTGAAAAAGAGAATCGAATCCCTCATAGACAGAGACTATATGGAGCGAGATAAAGACAACCCCAATCAGTATCACTATGTTGCATAA